gagaACTCAAATATTAACACCCGTGCGTGCATGGATTAATCATCcatatttatgtttgtttgaaaagtaattgagtaaaaaaaatatgccGATATCACGatattactccctcagtccaTGAATTAAAGTCTCACTTTAACTTGGCAcgaattttataaatgtaaaagaaagtgagttgaaaaaattagagGAATACATGtcttataaaataacaaaCGTGTCACAAACTAGTAAACACTTTACATGTCAACTCGAATGACCGGTAAGTTTTAACTTTGTTCAACTCAATTACTCAACCACCGCACATCCGGCGATGAACTAACACTACGGGAAGATAATTCAGAGAATGAGTTTCAACATCCGACAATTGTTTGAGTTTCGACGCCATTTGTACGAATATACTATGAATATCAAGTTTATACTTAGTGTAATACTATCTCTGTCCATACTAAAACTTTTCTTTTACGTCTTATTCTGAACTACTtgcactatttttattttaaataaaaaattaaggtagtatttaaataagatattagAGTTAATTTAAGTGTTCCCTTATTAAGCACTCCCTTCatccgtcattaggagtcccacTTATTGGCGGCATGAGTTTAATacatgttaagaaaagtggacgaaaataagttagtggaatataaatctcacttgtatatattagttttaaataaaatgtgtctGGAATgcattagtggaatgtgagaccctattaccatttattgtaaaaataaaccGAAAGTCCAATTCATGaacgaactaaaatggaaaaaacgaAACTTCTACTCGCGGACATGGGAAGTATTCTCttattaaacttaaaatactaattaaattacactAATTACTCGATCCTCTTAATTTACAACTAGAAAAGAAAGTGTGTGTAGCATGATATAGAAGGAGTAAACACATTTTAAATATCTACCACCTCCTTCAATTAAAAATcgaaattattttcattttgggtcgtctcctaaaattagaaacttttgaatATGTCTATTTTAGGACGTGaaccccacaatccactaacactatttccactactttttctcttcctttatcttactttacccatttttcttttcttcacttttactactacttttctaatatttttctcttatctaacaaattgtgcattaaaactcgtgtcgtttcaaaagttataaattgtgcattaaagCTCATACCGTTTCAAAATTCTTTGTCTCATCTCAATTAatcaactttttattttgggttGTCTTCTCTCAagtgaataatttaatttttagcaaaaaaacaacactttactttttttctcatttattatttctttatctctcctactttattctcactcactaaacttaatttaataaatacttcatctgtccgcaaataggagtcttgtttttctattttggtcttTCCGCGGATAGGAGTGCTGGTTCATTATTACTGTAAATGGTATAATTAAGatgtctcacattccactaactcattccactcacatatcatttaatattaataaatataaatgagactcaaatttcatcaactttcttatatgaaaagtatttcacttttcatagtattttttacAATATGTGCCGAAAAGAGATGAGACTCAAATCGGAAAGGATTGATCACTTGCAACAAAATGAATGGGAAAATTGATCGATATTTAAAGCGAAGTCGTCGAtgtcacaaaaattatttccTGTTCTAGAAAGCCCAATTGAGAAATTTAGGTTATAGGCTTTCCTAAAATTTGATGTCCATATTTTACTCTTTACgtccataaaataatatctttcTTTCCAATTTAAGATATTTCCAATTCGTTTTTACTAGTGAGTTGGACCTTACATCGTCACACTCTACTAAATAATCACAATtacaatcacattttattataaaataaatatttcatttgttcCCGATTATCCTTTCTTTTGCTATGACTCGGgtttttaagaatataaattaatatagataaaaacaaaattaaaattttatttttatatattctagttttataataaaatgtgagtaacatgcgttaatggaatgtggaacTAAAAGTGATACTCTAAaagataaatgagaaaattatttgcaaatgaatggaaaagaaataagagGCGATTATTTGCATACGAATGAAGTACTTAAAAGTGGGATTACATGAAAGCAACtttttctattcatttttcatcacATTTTTCAGTTTTGCATCAAGTCAAAATGAGACTTTAAATCCTAAATAAGGGAGTACTTAGTTATGTTATACAACTGATAATTGAAATGCTCAAAGTAAGCATTATAGCTGAATTAAGTATCAAATGTTTAAAAATCGAGTCATCAACATATGACATGGAGTTCTTAATAAAAAACgagatttgaaaatttcatttatgttCGACAATTAAAATAGATGGATTTTTAGATGTCTGAATTGAGAATACGTACGATGATTGCGGCAtatattatttgcatattccaTAAAAAATGCCACATGTGAACTCTTATGGGTGCCAAACAAATACATCCATGTAAGTTCAAAAGTTAAAATGGGTAATCACATAGTATTAATAACTCGTGTGTTAATGAGAGAGACAGGAAGCAACCGAAATGTACAAGTATACGTCGtctaattgataaataaaaaagttgacattgtttagtaattttaaattggaaaaaaatattatagcaCATAAAGAAACCAAAGAATATAGCACCACAATGCAGACCCTACATATGTAAagtcattaaatataattatcattaattaatttgatgacCTTCTAGGCTTCTACTACTCTCCAACTACTAAACAATGCTtgtcaaattcatttttatacttCGCCTTAATAACAGAAAAGAAATGTCGACCCATCGGACCAGTTTATTGTACAATTTTTCCATAATAAAAATGCTTTAAAGTCTAAAAGAGAGGCGAGCCAGAAACTTCtatagagaataaaaaaaatcaaaagccAAACAGCCAGAgcaaaactaaattaaaagacAAGGACAAGGCCGCCCAACAAAAACCCCCAACAACAAACCTACAAAAGTGAATAAACAAACTAACACCCGCACAAAACTAGAAAGCCCACTCAAATAAAGCTGCCAAACATGAAGACCGTTCCCTAGTTCGTCTGAGCTATGGGTTCTATCGTTTGTCTGACCACCTGCtcaaatcatttaatttttcgaGAGCTTGTATTGTCATACAtggattataattttaaagtgtACGAGCGTTTCAATTCATTATAATTCATACTATGTAATACTTGAGCTGCACAATACTAATTAGCGTTTGAGGTTGTTCAGTTTGTAAGATTATATCTcgagattaaatatatattgtgtttagttcatgaaattgaatctcACGACTCAATCTTATATGaataatcatgtgataattagtcataactCATAACTACCatcttcaattaaaataatcttataacttaattattgattatattttataattattttatctaacgAACCAAATCGCCGCTGATTAGCGTATAGGTGTAAATCATCTATGATAATTAATCTGTACTTAAAAACGTATGGCATGCACAAGTATCGGtagaattcaaattttagacATATAAATTTTGGTATAGCTAACTAGATGATCTCTAGAAGAAAATTATCGATTATCTCGTATAATCTCATTACGGATTTAagtaaaattgtatttttattttttttatgggttAGCTAGTATCCACTAATTTTACGACCATCACATATTTTTTGGGccggttttaatttttttattgtaacaATATAAACGAATCATTTAGCTTTCCTTGCTGTTACAatattaatccaaaattaacgaaattttaaaaagatacACTTTCTTTTCTAGTTGAGTAAAGGTCAAatgtggtccctaacatatgaccgttttatcaatttagttcttaacattatcttttttattatttggtccctcacaaataaactcggacccgaatcggtcctcacttaacagaaccgtcaaaaaatagacgatgaccgcaatttgactatattaaattactaatggtaattaattatacctaattataattcttttcctattagcaaaattggaaaaaagatagtattagttgcaaaatgaaatgaataatttgtaatttaataggaattaagaattataaataagtataattaattaccattagtaatttaatatagtcaaattgcaatCACCGTCTATATTTTGGcggttctgttaagtgaggaccgattcgggtccgagtttatttgtgagggaccaaataatcaaaatgataatgttaaggaccaaattgataaaacggccatatgttagggaccacatttggcctttactctttctaGTTTGTTCAAAATATGATGACAAATTtctagttttaaaaataataaaataattgatatttctaattaatcaaaaccctcaactactattttatttttccaattaaaatattcaactatctATCTCTCCTAcgtttaatacttacaccatATTTTCCCTCTTCATTGATACACATTAATCAACaactcataaaatttcatgacaACTAAGAAATGTATCATTAACCACAATGGAAGGAGTGGTAAATAAATAGGCTGGAATTTGATTGTCTATGTCTCCATGAGAAGATGAACTTCGAGGAGGTTGTTGGGTATCGGTGGTGCACAcccgaactccacattagtatgatattgtccgctttggttAAAGCTCTCACGGTTTTGTTCTTGGGGTACTCCCCAAAAGACCTCATACTAATAGAGTTGAGATAACTCATTTATATACTTGCaactcttgttcattctccaACGTGGGAATTGTTTGCCTTCACAAAGGCATGGGATGATGCTTGCACTGCACAGACGAGATGAAAGCAATTTGGATTTAGGTGGTTATAAATTAGGGACATTCGTTGTGGTGTGGTTGTAGGTAAAATTAAAGATGTACTACATACACTGGCGGACCTACACTTAATGGGAGAGGGGCTTTAGCCTCTAATGAATtcattcttttaattattttctactataaagttctaaaatttattcatattctatacacattattatataataatctAAGTTACATGCGAGTTTATTTTTAAggtaaaatttgagaatttagCCCCTACTCTCGTGCatttctgcgtccgccactgactacatatttgatttgatcgataacataaatattattGATGTAGTCACTCCTTTCTCGAAAGTAAaaattctttctatttttttctatctcataaaaataaataaaaaaattatttaaagaaatatttttctttttaataaggttggactcatattccaataacatatttttctttctatcttttttactttattaattttgtattaaaacttttgttgattcaaaagttcatatttttaaaggagggaaatataattaaagataaataatcTACCTAATTTTGTGGTGATAAATTCGAATTAAATCATGTGTGGGTTGAATCATGCAAACCAATTATTGTTGAGCAAATGCAAACTCATTATTTGACGATTTGAAATGTTTTATCAATCATACTTTATCACTTAAACTACACACTTTTGTAATAGTAATAGAATTTAGTGAATTGGACCAGATATCAAACAGTTCAGGTTCAAGTCAATATCTAATCTTGCACTCAAAAGAAAATGGGCAagtaaaattagtactattaccTCATGAGTCctacacattttttatataagaaAGTTAATCGTCGATTTAATTGCGGATAATTACATATCATCCAATAATTAAGGGCGGACCAAGACGaattaaatatactccatatagcAACCAGTCATAGCAGAGAATGAGTCTAAGTTATTGCTAATCAACATTTGagttaaaatttgtttatctTGTACAGTGTTTCTCTAATATGCTGGTCTTAAATGTTGCATTTAATATTGTGCTAAAAATTTGACCAATTAATACCGTGGACTGGTTGTGGTTGGTTAgccataaaattatttaaggCAGGGTTAGGGTGATAAGTATCGAAACACAGATAGTATATCGATTTATCGTaacagaaaataataaaaatatcaattttttatatattgtgatTTTTAGTAGTTATgacttactccctccgtcccatatttgGAGTCAtttattgttatggctcggattttaagaaataattgaagtgtgtaataaatgaagtgagatggtagaatgtgtaataaatgaagtgagatggtgaagttggttgaaggtgaatcccttttgacttttgatttttgttttgatttattttaatgtagataatgacatttttatgtaattttgatgaagaatgaggtaaaattgtatgaccaaatatggaaaattctaaaagcgACTATTAaactgagacggagggagtatgagttTATGGTACTTTACTGAAagattttattgtaattatatGGTATTTACTAAAGATTACGGTATGTAAGATAATTTATGGTATATCATGTATACACCAACATCAACATACATATTAAAATGATATGTACCGTAAATTATAATATACCACGTATATACATTTTATAAACTATATACACCTTGaatattgaatatatttatatataaaaaccaTCCATCTAAAActatttctatatttcttGTTGGACTGTCCTAAATTAAttgcttcatttttttttagcaaaaaatttatttgctttctctCTTTGActcttaaattttcttttcttattctctcttcattttagcttgaaaaattaattgcaaaaataCCATAATTAAATCTATGATTAACTTTCTTATAATATACTCCTCTGGTCCTAatacatgaaatatttatttttcggtgaatgattttatgtagtgttgttttaaaaattaatgaaaaaagagtaaaataaaataaaggaaaaagtaaaaataatattatttttattttaaaaaaagtttaatttttaataaatattaaaaatatggcATTTAATAGGACAgggggagtattttatatttttattactgtATTGCAGTATATCTTATCGGTAAGATACTTAAATAAGCAGAAAGAAATATATTCAGTGTGACCAATTtacattaagaaaaatgttttagagacataatgtctccgaGCCATAATGCCATAATGAGGTTAAAATTGTAAtcttatactatattatatttttaattaatctacACTTTTTTACATCTACCTTTTTGCCCTTACATCTTAAATAAGGATGTGGTAGCTTaattatggaatatatataaatgtggaaaatatgatttaaaattaaaatatatacctaAAGAAgtagaatattagagaaatgaGAGATTTATTCATAAATGTTTTATTCAACGTAATGTTCCAAACTAAGgaaataaattatgagatttgaacttaatgaataaattatgaatccattttataaaaatactaatcctatattattttcttcttttttcttatataaaatattagagtttTAAGCTTCATTCAgtatatcattaaataaattaataataataataataataataataataataataataataataataataataataattgattttatagtttttattttaagaattttgtaatttttattatactacttctttcctttccaaaattttaatttatttaaattttttattcttagaaCATTGCAATCAAACTtcgatcaaataaataattacaaggcattttctcttttgctttataaataattgagttattaGCTCAATTCATtatatcatgaaataaatttaagaaaatatgtataatatattaatactaattgggtgtaggtttttttatatcatacttactattctaaattattcaattttgaaaatttaatttattcaaatttttaacttttggaAAATTATTGTCGAACcttagttaaaataaatataatactaattgaatttattattttaattttatgtattttataatattagtactctaatttgatttttgagtatttatttttatgttattcctatgtaaaatatataatatactctaTTGAATTTCACTATTAGCTTTATTAGTCTTTATTATAGAAATTAGATCACCCCCTAATGATCATGctaattgattttattcaaaaatagcgtttgattatatttgtccacatataaaatataattatggcACAAAGACATAAGGGCATGTATTGTGACATAGAGAAATTAtatctctaaatcactactcttaaattaaataaaaatactactagtaaagTAACAATAgcctattaaaataaaaatacaaaaaaggaCTACTTTAGGAAGCTTCCGGATTGAGGTCCTTCCACAGTGAGACACGAGAGTCTGTTTCACACGTGGCTCATCTAATACATACACGCGCCTCTACACCAAGATCTAATCCTCTGCGGTGCAGCCCACCATACAGCTAGCATGCATCAATTAAGAAGCTTCCGATTTCGCGAGCTGCTCCGCGTCAGCCACGACGAGTTCCGCTCATCGCCGCTGCTGTCTTCATCCATCGGCTCAGATTTGATATCACCCAACGGCTGCTGCAGCTGCAAATCCATATCCGAACtcccctccccctccctcCCGCGCTTCATTCCGATCGGCACGCCGAACAATCTCGCGCTTATTTCCTCCGCCGCCGATCTGATATGGCTCTCCTCCGCGCCgttcgccgccgccgccaccaccgCCGTCTGGATCTCCTCGCAGAATTTCGTCATCGGAAGCAGATCTAACGGCTTCATCGCGTTCTCCGCCACTGACAGCTGCGTTTGCTGgtcgctgctgctgctgccgcCGCTCTTGTTGTAATTCGACATCAGAGCGAAAATATTGTTACATAAATCCTTCATTTGGCTCAGCTCTTTGTTGAGCTGCGAGTTCTCCTTCCTCAGCCTCTCGTTCTCGCCGATCAGCTCCGATGTGCCGCCGCTGAAATCGCGTGCCACAGCCGGTGAATTGGAGGAGGAAATCACCTGCTCGTCGCCGGAATCGGACGGAGACACCGTTCTTAGCGCGGATATTGTTGGTGGCACCGCCGCCACGACGGCCGGAGACGACTGAGAAATTTTTCGGCGCTGAATGTCGCACAAAAGCTTCTTCTCGCCTCTCCGAAAGCAATCGTTAGAGAATTCCCACCGGTCCGGCATAACCTTCCTGAATCCCtaaattcaacaattttttttaatcgtCAACAACAGAAAACACAAAGGTGAACCACAAATCCAGATTATCCGAGCTTACGTAGGTGTTCAACTGGCGAACAAAACTAGAGAAATTGTTGTGCTTGAAATACTTGGGCAGCAAATCTCTGGCGAACTCCGTGGGATTCCAAACGATAAAAGCAGATCCGTCTTCGTTCCAGGAGATGATGTCATCGATCGCCTGGTCGTCGACGAGCTGATACGTCTTTGTGAGAAACGGCGTCGGAAGAGAGCGCGGTGCATCGCCGGCCGTCGATTCACCGCTGCCGCTCCGATCCCCCGGTGGCAGAGCCATAACGCCGCCCACCTACACCGCACCAACACCTATCATCAATTCAAAGGCAACGCAGCTAAATCAATCACAAAAACCGGATAGTATTATACCTGCAGGCGTTAATTCGGTTGAAATCTAATTTCCCAGAGAGGGAAAGCGCCAAGGTTGTGTGGTAATTCCAGAAGGTTCTGTGACAAAtaaatgtagagagagagagagagaagaagaagaagtaaaaaaagagCAAATATTGATGGGATAGAGAAacaaaaatgggaaaaaaatgaTGAGAGAACAGAAAACAGTGCAAGGGAAGGAAACAACGAGAAGTTTCGTGGGGCATGCGTACGTGGCGGTAGGAGAGTGGATAGAAGAAGACAGCTCAATTAAATCTGAGGAGCCCAAATAGTGTGGCGTTGAAATTTCTTGAACGTTTTCTACTAATTTAAACCAATATTAATTAGAAGCGTAACAACTAACAACAGTATGTAAATAATGTCTcttatattactactattgtttattttctttttgtgtgTACATGCAAGAAATATCTGCATAAGTTATCCCTTTCTGTGTTAGATATTTGACTGGAATCAATAGAAAGGAAGTGCATAAGCCTTTTCGAATTTAATTTGGACCTGATGACCTTTGGACCGAAGAAAGTGATAACATATTTTAAGCATAATTTATTCTATGAATGCTATATggagaaatagaaaataagtTTTACATCATACACTTGATACATTCTACATTCACATGGTAATTATGGGGCCCTCATGTTTGAACAGaaataaatcaagaagaaTGTTATGATtacaatttgtttgtttttaataaacaATGATTAATAAGAGTGGCATTTGTTATGCCTTGTGcttccttttatttttgtaaatctGAGGAATATTTTCTTACCAATAATTGAAGTCCTCAAACATCTGTTTGTCctacaaaatattaatctttttatCCAAACGGTCATGCATAGCATAACTGTATAAGATCCATAGCACAACTTGACATGGTTATAGCTTATATGGTTCTGTGAAATTTTGTTATGAAGCAAGATATAATTGTCATCAGCTTCGTATGAAGAGGTACATGCTGTGATTTGTAGTTGATGCTGCCTGTCCGCCCCATTTTGAAGATTCAAAATCTGCACTTGGTAATATTTTCTGAGATTACAACTGTTGCAGTATCTGTTTGCTgcctatttttttgtttgaattcaAAAAGGTATCCTCAGCTTTGTCTCTGGTATTGTAGTAGCATGAAGATTTGTAAGGAGCTCCAGTGTCAATACTTGCTAACAAGCAGGTAACTGTGTCATCCTGGTTAAATGTTAATTGAGGAGGATAGTTCATTACTTGTCTTGTAGTATCATTTCATCGCATTTAATACGACTTCGAGTTATCTCAGTCTTCTTATGCAATCAAGGCTTTGGTGTTTTTCTTTCAGTCTTTTTTAGAAGAATAGATAATGTAAACTAAAGAAGATAGGTTGAACAAAAAGAAGTTTGAACAAGTACCCTGCTGTGTTCTTGTGCTGCACAGGATCTTGAAGAAGCCGTATCAACTGATAACTCCCTCGGTATCTGGACATCGATAAATTAGACGATCGAGATTATAAATTTCAAGCTAATTCCGATTTCCACTTAAAGGAATGTAACCAACTTGTAATATGTATTGCAGAATGGGGATAAAGGAGGCTGTGAACTGGCTGGTAGATGCAATGGAAAGAAGCAAGATAAGTGAATGTTGAGGCTTCGTGCTGGAAGCAATATTGTTAACAAGTGATTGAATACGACCCAACTCTTCATATAATTCCgtacataaaatataactgGCCATTACAATTCAAACTTATACAACAGATCTTTACCAGTAACATTGGTCATTTCAAATCCATTAGGCTTATTGCTACCATAGCTCTATTCCGGATTAGTTCAGCACAGAAGAAGCATGGGCACTGGTTTTTCCCTTTGCAGCTGGTTGAGGTCCTGCCAAGAATCAACAGCAATAGGAGAGAATGAATTTCTTGAATACAACATCAAAGACTTGGGGTGCAGTAAGACAGTTTCCTTCAATATGGAAACAGGCATGGTGATCCTGTACAATGCATGTATATAGATAGATATTGCTTGATGTTGTCATCAAATTCAGCTGAAACTTGAGTTGCAGAAATAGATGACCAATTGGCACTATCATTCTCTTCATTGAAAGCCACACTTGAGGATACATGTCTACAAATTGTGTTGAATCCACCACACCATCTAAGAAACATTAACCAATGAGACCATTTCTACTCCTTCACATATGACATTAAATCCCAGTCTAGTCTACTCCAAGCATAATTCAAGTCTTACTGCCACAATCATACAGTGCTAGTTCTAGATTATGCACAAATTCTGTTGCCATCCCACACCATAATGTATAGCCATGTCTATGCCAAACAACTCTCTGAACAAGAGGACATTGCAATGATCTAAGCCtcagattaaaaaaaaatcagaattggGGATTTTCCCTTATATGAATCAAAATATGTAGTGTAAATGTTTTTAATAGAAATGAGGAGGCTTACTAGATGATATAAGGGCTTTAGGCCTGGTTTTGAACAAAATCTTGTGGCGAATAACTCCAATCACGTCTAATTCCACCCTTTTTGAATCTGAATCTGACTCATCCCCAACCTCGATCTTCTTCAACACTAAAATAGGCTTTTTCAAACTCTGTTTTGATCCGGTCAGCTCATGGTACCCCACTACAAGTGTGTAACTTTCCTGAAAACCCCCAAAAATACAACATTTGAAACTCATCAAATTCTAAGCGAGATCAAGGAAAGTGGATTAGTGGGAAACAAATTGATTGTTTATACCTCGGAAGAAGGGCGGCAGAGAAGGCCGATTTGGAGGTTTTGGATGCGGTCTTGGAATGAGGGCTGGGCTTCGACGGTGCCCTGAAGCTCCACAATCGCCCATTCAGGGCACTGCCTCTCTCCGCAACTGCACTTCACCTGTATTAGCATCTCCGATTTCAAATCTCACTCCTTTCTACGGtggggtgtgtgtgtgtgtgtttgtgagGGTTTTGGGGGTGGATGATTTGGCGGGAAAGGTCTTAACTCAATGCTTTTTCCCTCGCAAGAGATAGTAGAACGCAGTCGTTTAGGGATTCGGCTTATgcttcgattttttttttttttttttaaatgaagcTCGTCTTCTTTATAATTAAGGATTGTAGGGGATGATGAAATGTTGCGAGAATCTACGGTGGATGTTGTTAATTATCTTCggttcaaaattcaaatcaaaagaaacaaagtcATAAAGTCTTTACTCTATGAAATTTAACATGGTATCTAAATCAGGGAAATCTTCTACAAAATGTTTGTCTTTCACAGTGTATGCATGGTACAAATTTTCCGGCCCCTAAAAATAGGAATGTcctctaaaaatagaaattttgtaAACGACAAGAGTTTTAATGCTAAAGTGGTGAAATATGAGAGAAATAGCAAGAAGaagtaattgaatattattagtaaaaaaagtGGCCACCTCGTaccaaaaaatggaaataaactACTTTGTGCGTCggaccaaaaagaaaaaattgacaattaaACAAAACTTTGATAACATGAGAACACaacatttacatatataatgtcCTGAAAATCTACATTGACGTCAAGTAGATCTTCTCCCGAAAAATGATCAAGGAAtgaaaaaacataacaaaaactattatacattttcattGATTCAGTTATGGAGTGGATTTGGGCCACCAGGAACAAGCCTTTTTG
The nucleotide sequence above comes from Salvia hispanica cultivar TCC Black 2014 chromosome 5, UniMelb_Shisp_WGS_1.0, whole genome shotgun sequence. Encoded proteins:
- the LOC125189137 gene encoding heat stress transcription factor B-2b-like, giving the protein MALPPGDRSGSGESTAGDAPRSLPTPFLTKTYQLVDDQAIDDIISWNEDGSAFIVWNPTEFARDLLPKYFKHNNFSSFVRQLNTYGFRKVMPDRWEFSNDCFRRGEKKLLCDIQRRKISQSSPAVVAAVPPTISALRTVSPSDSGDEQVISSSNSPAVARDFSGGTSELIGENERLRKENSQLNKELSQMKDLCNNIFALMSNYNKSGGSSSSDQQTQLSVAENAMKPLDLLPMTKFCEEIQTAVVAAAANGAEESHIRSAAEEISARLFGVPIGMKRGREGEGSSDMDLQLQQPLGDIKSEPMDEDSSGDERNSSWLTRSSSRNRKLLN
- the LOC125187824 gene encoding chromosome transmission fidelity protein 8 homolog, encoding MLIQVKCSCGERQCPEWAIVELQGTVEAQPSFQDRIQNLQIGLLCRPSSEESYTLVVGYHELTGSKQSLKKPILVLKKIEVGDESDSDSKRVELDVIGVIRHKILFKTRPKALISSRPQPAAKGKTSAHASSVLN